In Planococcus sp. MB-3u-03, the DNA window ATCCACAGCTCCTTGACGATGGGATCGGATTATCAATGGCTGAAAACTTTGGGCTACACGGATGAAGAAATCAATGCTTCCTACGGCCCGCGCATGTCCGGGAAAATTGCGGGCGTCTACGATGAATTTTTCTTTGATGCAGAAGCGTCGGCTGCCGGACAGCCCGTCGTGAAAAAAGATTATGTCAGCACAGCAGAAGGCTTGGGCTTCCTCGGCGGCTTGGAATCTGCGCAGGCGGGTGAGTTTTATGAAGTCGATGGTGCTCAGCGCATCATTTACCAGCCGAACGAAACACATCCGTGGAATCATTTCTCTCAGCAATCGACAGCACACGCCATCGATTTTTACGATGCTGCCTTTGCGGAATACGGAGATTTGGTGGCGATCGGCGACGACGGCCAAACGTGGATGTGGAAAGAATGGTTCTCGTTTGTAGCGTTGATCGGCTTTTTCTTATTGTTCATTCCGGTCATCAATTTGTTGACGAAATTGCCATTTTTCAACTGGGTCTACACCGAACGGCCGGCAGCCCTGTCAGCACCGAAAACACCAGGCGCCAAGCTTGCCGGCTATATTTTGCTGATCGTCGGTGCGCTTTATCCAGCCTTGTTCTTTACAGCACTTTATAGCGGAGATGCTACAGGAATGACTTTGCTTCGCCAGATCAGCATGATTACGATCGGATTGGCGGCATTGATTTTCATCTTCAGCTTTGTGAAAAATGGCGACAAATCTATCAAAACAGGATCGGGCCTTATCCTCGGGATCGGCATTGTGCAGTATATTTATTTGCGACAACAGGAACGCTTTTTTGCGACGACGGAATGGTTCGGCGCGGCGACGGTCAATCCGGTCGTCTTTTGGGCGATCAACGTGGCCATAGTAACTTTGATGATTTTGGTCGGCTACCATTTCGTGGCGAAAAAAGCGGAAGGCGCAAACTTTGCGAGTTACGGCTTGAAGGCGAATGCCAAAACGATTGTTGCCGCTTTAGCTACGGCGATTGTGGCTGTAGTGATCGGTTATGGCCTGCTGTACTTGGTCGACGCACTGTTCAAAGTCGACTTCCGCCTATGGACCTTGGCAGTGAAAACTTTTGAAGATCAGCATGTTTGGGCGCTTCTGCGTTATGCCCCGTTGTTCTTCATCTATTATTTCATTGTCGGGCTGTCCGTGAACGTTAATACGGCAAGCAGCATATATGATGGCTGGAAAGGCTACGGAATTTCCATCCTTCACTTTATCGGCGGATTGATTCTGTATCTTGCTTACCATTATGGGTTGCTGTTCCTGACAGGGACTGGCGGCTACCCTGCCGAATCCTTATCGTCGATCATTGTTATCGGGCTTGTTCCGATTTTGCTGGTGGCGGCCATTTACAACCGCTATTTCTTCAGAAAAACCGGCAACGTCTATGTTGGGGCATTCTTGAATACCATCTTGATGACGCTCATTACTTTGGCGAACACGGTTCTTTATACGATTCTTTAAATAGCAGGGCAAGAGGTGAACTTCATCTCTTGTCTTTTTTCTATCTGCTGAATTCCAGTAGATTCAAATGACAGAAAATGATCGTGAGCTTTTGGTTAGGTTGGGGTTTTTATCAACAATGCAGGCGATTCCGGTTTTCGAATACAGGGAAATGGATACAGCCGGTCAGTGCTGTGGCTCAACATCGCCTGCTCTAGCGGGATGTCCGCTGAGAGAACGAAAAAAAGCCTTGTTGCCCGCATATGGGCAACAAGGCTTTTTAGTTGGAGGCATCCAGTTTCACTTCCCTGATCCGACCGCGGTACCACAGGCGGAAAGTGCCGCTCAGAGCATCCGGCACATCTTCGAGATGGGAGGTGTGGATAGGCCGGGCGCGTGTGACCGTCTTGAGTGAAGACAGACCGAATGCGCGCTGGATGCGGTTTTGTTTGATTTCGACTTCGACAATCTTTTCGCGCTTGGTGACGAATAAAGTGGAAGTGAAGCCGCCGTCTTTCAACTGGATCAATTCATCGTTCAGTAAATAGCGGGTATGCAAAAAGTCCAAAATACGGGATGCAAATATGACTATCAGCAACAGGATGGAGGCGGTCCACCAAGTCTCAACGATGCCAAGGAAGTTCGGTTTGAAGTAAAACAGCGCGGCTGTGGCAAATAGCCATAACCAGCTCGGCTTGAGCATGCGTAACCA includes these proteins:
- a CDS encoding alpha/beta fold hydrolase produces the protein MKKFKKSLVFLIVALLLVFIGSAVAAQFNSSSGEVDVSRIYFETERGELSGLLYKPDGADSEARPTLVATHGYLNSGEMQDAQAIEMSKRGYVVLALDQYDHGHSTGTMEKPVPFFSFWPQAMYDAVQYMYDQDYVLKDAEGNGIIAVSGHSMGGFSSTHAVMLDEVDFQDSGIRKIHSSLTMGSDYQWLKTLGYTDEEINASYGPRMSGKIAGVYDEFFFDAEASAAGQPVVKKDYVSTAEGLGFLGGLESAQAGEFYEVDGAQRIIYQPNETHPWNHFSQQSTAHAIDFYDAAFAEYGDLVAIGDDGQTWMWKEWFSFVALIGFFLLFIPVINLLTKLPFFNWVYTERPAALSAPKTPGAKLAGYILLIVGALYPALFFTALYSGDATGMTLLRQISMITIGLAALIFIFSFVKNGDKSIKTGSGLILGIGIVQYIYLRQQERFFATTEWFGAATVNPVVFWAINVAIVTLMILVGYHFVAKKAEGANFASYGLKANAKTIVAALATAIVAVVIGYGLLYLVDALFKVDFRLWTLAVKTFEDQHVWALLRYAPLFFIYYFIVGLSVNVNTASSIYDGWKGYGISILHFIGGLILYLAYHYGLLFLTGTGGYPAESLSSIIVIGLVPILLVAAIYNRYFFRKTGNVYVGAFLNTILMTLITLANTVLYTIL
- a CDS encoding PH domain-containing protein; amino-acid sequence: MIIAASFTFGIIHTFIKYGKYEISSDSERVYIKKGVVSEASFSIAKERVQAVEITQSFSKRVLGLAEVKLISAGSLAMGAEDLNISSLYPFLPKQKAYALVADLLPGYQIQEDMQRLPRRALWLRMLKPSWLWLFATAALFYFKPNFLGIVETWWTASILLLIVIFASRILDFLHTRYLLNDELIQLKDGGFTSTLFVTKREKIVEVEIKQNRIQRAFGLSSLKTVTRARPIHTSHLEDVPDALSGTFRLWYRGRIREVKLDASN